A genomic segment from Gorilla gorilla gorilla isolate KB3781 chromosome 3, NHGRI_mGorGor1-v2.1_pri, whole genome shotgun sequence encodes:
- the PGRMC2 gene encoding membrane-associated progesterone receptor component 2, whose product MAAGDGDVKLGTLGSGSESSNDGGSESPGGAGAAAEGGGWAAAALALLTGGGEMLLNVALVALVLLGAYRLWVRWGRRGLGAGAGAGEESPAASLPRMKKRDFSLEQLRQYDGSRNPRILLAVNGKVFDVTKGSKFYGPAGPYGIFAGRDASRGLATFCLDKDALRDEYDDLSDLNAVQMESVREWEMQFKEKYDYVGRLLKPGEEPSEYTDEEDTKDHNKQD is encoded by the exons ATGGCGGCTGGTGATGGGGACGTGAAGCTAGGCACCCTGGGGAGTGGCAGCGAGAGCAGCAACGACGGCGGCAGCGAGAGTCCAGGCGGCGCGGGAGCGGCAGCGGAAGGGGGAGGCTGGGCGGCGGCGGCGTTGGCGCTTCTGACGGGGGGCGGGGAAATGCTGCTGAACGTGGCGCTGGTGGCTCTGGTGCTGCTGGGGGCCTACCGGCTGTGGGTGCGCTGGGGGCGGCGGGGTCtgggggctggggccggggcggGCGAGGAGAGCCCCGCCGCTTCTCTGCCTCGCATGAAGAAGCGGGACTTCAGCTTGGAGCAGCTGCGCCAGTACGACGGCTCCCGCAACCCGCGCATCCTGCTCGCGGTCAATGGGAAAGTCTTCGACGTGACCAAAGGCAGCAAGTTCTACGGCCCGG cgGGTCCATATGGAATATTTGCTGGTAGGGATGCCTCCAGAGGACTGGCCACATTTTGCCTAGATAAAGATGCACTTAGAGATGAATATGATGATCTCTCAGATTTGAATGCAGTACAAATGGAGAGTGTTCGAGAATGGGAAATGCAGtttaaag AAAAATATGATTATGTAGGCAGACTCCTAAAACCAGGAGAAGAACCATCAGAATATACAGATGAAGAAGATACCAAGGATCACAATAAACAGGATTGA